A region from the Achromobacter seleniivolatilans genome encodes:
- the waaC gene encoding lipopolysaccharide heptosyltransferase I, with amino-acid sequence MPNRILIVRTSSLGDLVHMLPAISDIARHVPDAEIDWVAEEAFADIPAWHPAVNEVIKVAHRRWRKSWWSSQVKAERKALRERLRSKEYDVVLDMQALLKSAWLVRQARGVRHGLDWRSAREPLASLFYNVRHRVEFWQPAVIRQRKLAALTFGYQYAGLPDFGLQAFSKQAALSREKDAQVDAEQADPPRLHHLDTDHGYAVIMPSASRDDKLWPEDDWRAVFRRLRDAGCTLRLLCGNEKEAERARLLVAGMEGAEVMPRMDLTSVAHLLAGSRLMVGLDSGLTHLSAALGRPTIGIYRASTPVRTPLIGSNYTASLGDRGASPSREAVMASVEQALAAQ; translated from the coding sequence ATGCCAAATCGAATTCTTATTGTTCGTACATCGTCGCTAGGCGATCTGGTGCATATGCTGCCCGCAATATCCGACATCGCCCGACACGTGCCGGACGCTGAGATCGACTGGGTGGCGGAAGAGGCATTTGCAGATATTCCGGCCTGGCACCCCGCCGTAAACGAGGTAATCAAGGTTGCGCACCGCCGATGGCGCAAGTCGTGGTGGTCGAGCCAGGTAAAGGCAGAGCGCAAGGCGTTGAGAGAACGGCTGCGGTCCAAGGAATACGATGTTGTGCTGGACATGCAGGCGTTGCTGAAATCCGCCTGGCTCGTGCGTCAGGCGCGCGGGGTCCGGCACGGGCTGGACTGGCGTTCGGCAAGAGAACCCCTGGCATCGCTTTTCTATAATGTGCGCCATCGAGTGGAGTTCTGGCAGCCGGCAGTCATACGTCAACGCAAGCTCGCTGCACTAACATTTGGTTACCAATATGCCGGATTGCCAGACTTCGGTTTGCAGGCCTTTTCCAAGCAGGCCGCACTCTCGCGCGAGAAGGATGCGCAGGTGGATGCCGAGCAAGCTGACCCCCCTCGTTTGCACCATCTGGACACCGACCACGGTTACGCGGTGATCATGCCTTCCGCCAGCCGCGACGATAAACTCTGGCCCGAAGACGACTGGCGTGCGGTCTTTCGCCGCCTGCGCGATGCGGGCTGCACCTTGCGTCTGCTGTGCGGCAACGAAAAAGAGGCTGAGCGCGCCCGACTGCTTGTCGCGGGCATGGAAGGGGCCGAAGTGATGCCTCGTATGGATCTGACCTCGGTGGCGCACTTGTTGGCCGGTTCACGCCTGATGGTGGGCTTGGACAGCGGCTTGACGCATTTGTCGGCCGCGCTGGGTAGACCGACTATCGGCATCTACCGCGCGTCCACCCCCGTGCGTACGCCGCTGATCGGTTCGAACTACACCGCGAGCCTAGGCGACCGTGGCGCATCGCCATCGCGCGAAGCGGTGATGGCGTCGGTCGAGCAGGCGCTGGCCGCTCAGTGA
- the wecB gene encoding non-hydrolyzing UDP-N-acetylglucosamine 2-epimerase translates to MLKVMTLVGTRPELIKMSRVIAELDAQVNHVLVHSGQNYDYELNQVFFDDLRIRKPDYFLGAAGDTAAKTIGDVIIKSDEIFDQEKPDALLLYGDTNTCLAVIAAKRRKIPVFHMEAGNRCFDQRVPEELNRKVLDHLSDINMVLTEHARRYLIAEGIRPETIIKTGSHMQEVLAYYMADILASDVLTREGLTEGKYFVVSVHREENVDTPQNLRDLLETLRNLADTHGHPIIVSTHPRTRKRLEALGDALDHPLIRFVKPFGLLDYIKLQMGAFCVLSDSGTITEEASLLNLPAITLRNAHERPEGMDEGTLIMSGLKADRVADAVRVVTSQHRRDERVIPIVKDYEGGPVSKQVVRVVLSYTDYVNRTVWSKS, encoded by the coding sequence ATGCTTAAGGTAATGACCCTGGTCGGCACGCGGCCTGAATTGATCAAGATGAGCCGCGTGATTGCCGAGCTCGACGCTCAAGTCAATCACGTACTGGTGCACTCCGGCCAGAACTACGACTACGAACTCAACCAGGTCTTTTTTGATGACCTGCGCATCCGCAAGCCCGATTATTTTCTGGGCGCAGCGGGAGATACCGCGGCCAAGACAATTGGCGACGTCATCATCAAGTCCGACGAGATCTTCGATCAAGAAAAGCCGGATGCCTTGCTGCTGTATGGCGACACCAATACCTGCCTGGCGGTGATCGCAGCCAAGCGCCGCAAGATCCCGGTGTTTCACATGGAAGCGGGAAACCGCTGCTTTGACCAGCGTGTGCCAGAAGAACTGAACCGTAAGGTGCTGGATCATCTGAGCGACATCAATATGGTCCTGACGGAGCATGCGCGCCGTTACCTGATCGCCGAGGGTATTCGCCCGGAAACGATCATCAAGACCGGTTCGCACATGCAAGAAGTGCTGGCTTACTACATGGCCGACATCCTGGCGTCGGATGTGCTGACGCGTGAAGGCCTGACGGAAGGCAAGTATTTTGTCGTCAGCGTGCACCGCGAAGAAAACGTCGATACGCCGCAAAACCTGCGCGACCTGCTTGAGACGCTGCGCAATCTTGCGGATACGCACGGGCACCCCATCATCGTGTCGACGCATCCGCGGACGCGCAAGCGTCTGGAGGCTTTGGGCGACGCGTTGGATCATCCGCTGATCCGCTTTGTGAAGCCGTTTGGCCTGCTTGATTACATCAAGCTGCAAATGGGCGCATTCTGCGTGTTGTCCGATAGCGGCACGATCACGGAAGAGGCTTCGCTGCTGAACTTGCCGGCCATCACGTTGCGCAATGCGCACGAGCGTCCTGAAGGCATGGACGAAGGCACGCTGATCATGAGCGGCCTGAAGGCGGATCGCGTTGCCGACGCGGTTCGGGTGGTGACCAGTCAGCATCGGCGTGACGAACGCGTCATTCCCATCGTCAAAGATTACGAGGGGGGGCCGGTGTCCAAGCAGGTCGTGCGCGTGGTGCTGAGCTACACCGACTATGTGAACCGGACCGTCTGGTCGAAGTCCTGA
- a CDS encoding polysaccharide biosynthesis protein — MFDDKVLMITGGTGSFGHTVLKRFLSTDVREIRVFSRDEKKQEDMRIALADDKVKFYIGDVRDYDSIAQAMIGVDYVFHAAALKQVPSCEFYPMEAVKTNVLGTENVLNAAIAAGVQRVVVLSTDKAVYPINAMGISKAMAEKLVVAKSRINIKSGPVICATRYGNVMASRGSVIPLFVSQLKAGEPLTVTDPNMTRFLMSLEDSVDLVLYAFEHAQQGDIFVQKAPASTVADLAVALKELVGGDSPVKVIGTRHGEKLYESLISREEMAKAEDMGRYFRIPADNRDLNYKKYFVEGETHISELDDYTSHNTDRLDVEGVKELLLKLEYIRGQINA, encoded by the coding sequence ATGTTTGACGATAAAGTTCTCATGATTACCGGCGGCACTGGTTCGTTCGGACACACGGTGCTGAAGCGGTTCCTTTCCACGGATGTGCGCGAAATTCGCGTGTTCAGCCGTGATGAAAAGAAGCAAGAAGACATGCGCATCGCGCTTGCCGATGACAAGGTGAAGTTCTACATCGGTGACGTCCGCGACTACGACAGCATTGCGCAAGCGATGATAGGCGTGGATTACGTGTTTCACGCGGCAGCGCTTAAACAAGTGCCGTCGTGCGAGTTCTATCCGATGGAAGCCGTAAAGACCAACGTCCTTGGCACCGAGAACGTGTTGAATGCGGCAATCGCCGCGGGCGTTCAGCGCGTGGTTGTGCTGAGCACGGATAAGGCGGTGTATCCCATCAATGCCATGGGTATCTCCAAGGCCATGGCCGAGAAACTGGTCGTGGCCAAGTCGCGCATCAACATCAAGTCCGGTCCTGTGATCTGTGCCACGCGCTACGGTAACGTCATGGCCTCGCGCGGTTCGGTGATTCCTCTGTTTGTCAGCCAACTGAAGGCGGGCGAGCCGTTGACGGTCACTGATCCGAACATGACGCGCTTTTTGATGTCGCTTGAAGACTCAGTCGATTTGGTGCTGTACGCATTCGAACATGCGCAGCAAGGCGACATTTTTGTTCAGAAGGCGCCAGCCTCGACGGTCGCGGATCTGGCTGTCGCGCTCAAGGAACTGGTTGGCGGTGACAGCCCGGTCAAGGTTATTGGCACGCGCCATGGCGAGAAGCTGTACGAATCGTTGATTTCGCGTGAAGAGATGGCAAAGGCCGAGGACATGGGCCGTTATTTCCGCATTCCTGCCGACAACCGCGATCTGAACTACAAGAAGTACTTCGTCGAAGGCGAAACCCATATCTCGGAACTGGACGACTACACGTCCCATAATACGGACCGGCTGGACGTCGAAGGGGTCAAGGAGTTGCTGTTGAAGCTGGAATACATCCGGGGGCAGATCAATGCTTAA
- a CDS encoding polysaccharide biosynthesis protein translates to MLPIAFRSLLVFLFDLFAAFVAWVGGFLLRFNFEWPVGYVNQILFGLPLLLVVHTVACRWAGLYRGMWVFASLPDLKRVLKAVAVSALALLIVAQLVPPNFSVPRSLFLLYPLLLLLFMGGGRAAWRMWKEHRLYGGLIAQGKPVVLVGAGSRAASLVRELERSPDWKVVALVDDNRNKWGRELGGHPVVGSLDSLPTVLEEFKARHIILAMPSAAPEVRRRVTQLAVHSGAQVFVLPEVDDLMSGRVAISQMRPVEIEDLLGRDPVHIDTAHVSTMLNGRTVLVTGAGGSIGSELCHQLVRFAPSQVVLVETSEFALYVIEQWFTQHRPDIRIVALAGDVKDAHRMDEIFTLYRPQVVFHAAAYKHVPLMEVGNAWQAVRNNVGGTLVVARCAQKYEAERFVLISTDKAVNPTNVMGATKRLAEMVCEAFHVCKGPTRFGMVRFGNVLGSTGSVIPKFQEQIQRGGPVTVTHPDITRYFMSIPEAAQLVLQAASMGQGGEVYVLDMGYPVKIVDLARNMIRLSGYDEEQIRIEFTGLRPGEKLYEELLADCEQTGPTPHTKLRIARSREVPPDFLLELTTWLDNESGASDEAVRTGLLRWVPEYTPRIADAAIQDAPAKTAHVAGVL, encoded by the coding sequence TTGTTACCCATCGCATTTCGTTCGCTTCTGGTATTTCTGTTCGACCTGTTCGCGGCGTTCGTCGCGTGGGTAGGCGGCTTCTTGCTGCGCTTCAATTTCGAATGGCCAGTCGGGTATGTGAATCAGATTCTGTTCGGATTGCCCTTGCTGCTTGTCGTTCACACGGTGGCCTGCCGGTGGGCGGGGTTGTATCGCGGAATGTGGGTATTCGCCAGCCTGCCGGATCTGAAGCGGGTGCTCAAGGCGGTAGCGGTTTCCGCGTTGGCGTTGCTGATAGTTGCGCAGCTGGTGCCCCCGAATTTCTCGGTTCCCCGCTCCTTGTTCCTGTTGTATCCCTTGCTGCTCCTGCTCTTCATGGGAGGCGGCCGCGCCGCGTGGCGCATGTGGAAGGAGCATCGCCTGTATGGCGGCTTGATCGCGCAGGGCAAGCCCGTCGTGCTGGTTGGGGCGGGCAGCCGGGCGGCATCCCTGGTGCGAGAGCTGGAACGCAGCCCGGACTGGAAAGTGGTTGCGCTGGTGGACGACAATCGCAACAAGTGGGGGCGCGAGCTGGGCGGCCATCCGGTGGTGGGTTCGCTCGACAGCCTGCCAACGGTGCTGGAGGAGTTCAAGGCGCGCCACATCATTCTGGCGATGCCCAGTGCGGCGCCCGAGGTCCGGCGCCGCGTAACTCAGTTGGCGGTGCATTCCGGCGCGCAGGTCTTTGTGCTGCCCGAAGTGGACGACCTGATGAGCGGACGAGTCGCCATCAGTCAGATGCGGCCGGTGGAAATCGAGGATTTGCTGGGCAGAGATCCTGTGCATATCGATACCGCGCACGTCAGCACGATGCTGAACGGCAGAACCGTATTGGTAACGGGCGCCGGCGGCTCGATCGGCAGCGAACTGTGTCATCAGTTGGTCCGGTTTGCGCCGTCGCAGGTGGTTCTGGTCGAAACCAGTGAATTTGCGCTGTACGTGATTGAACAGTGGTTCACGCAGCATCGGCCCGACATACGCATCGTCGCGCTGGCGGGCGACGTTAAAGATGCGCATCGCATGGACGAGATATTCACCTTGTACAGGCCGCAAGTGGTGTTCCACGCTGCGGCTTACAAGCACGTACCGTTGATGGAAGTCGGCAATGCATGGCAGGCGGTGCGCAATAACGTTGGCGGGACACTGGTGGTCGCCAGGTGCGCGCAAAAATACGAAGCTGAGCGTTTTGTTCTGATTTCCACGGACAAGGCGGTCAATCCCACCAACGTGATGGGCGCAACCAAACGGCTGGCAGAGATGGTCTGCGAGGCCTTTCACGTCTGTAAAGGCCCAACACGTTTTGGCATGGTCCGGTTTGGCAACGTGTTGGGCAGCACTGGCAGCGTCATCCCGAAGTTCCAAGAGCAGATTCAGCGCGGCGGGCCCGTGACCGTCACGCACCCCGACATCACGCGTTATTTCATGTCCATTCCGGAAGCGGCGCAGCTGGTGCTGCAGGCGGCTTCCATGGGACAGGGCGGCGAGGTCTATGTGCTGGACATGGGCTATCCGGTAAAGATCGTCGATTTGGCGCGGAACATGATCAGGCTTTCCGGTTACGACGAAGAGCAGATCCGAATTGAATTCACGGGCTTGCGGCCCGGAGAAAAGCTGTACGAAGAACTGTTGGCGGATTGTGAACAGACCGGGCCCACGCCTCATACGAAATTGCGGATCGCGCGTTCGCGCGAGGTGCCGCCGGACTTTTTGCTTGAGTTGACGACATGGCTGGACAACGAATCCGGCGCCAGCGACGAAGCCGTGCGCACGGGTCTGTTGCGCTGGGTGCCTGAGTACACGCCCAGGATTGCTGATGCTGCGATTCAGGACGCTCCGGCCAAGACAGCGCACGTTGCTGGTGTGTTGTGA
- a CDS encoding acetyltransferase encodes MARSLLVVGAGMHGRAVAEAAQLSGMWAEILFVDDRWPELQETGGRRVVCNLAGLPGIADHDTQAIAAVGNNALRAKWVQTIQDAGVSLATVIHPAASVSPSATIEAGTAILAMAMVGAGAYIGTASILNAHCTADHDTLLEPYAHLGTGVHLAGGVKIGAGAWLQAGCCAGYGVVVPEGQVSPPGTALSS; translated from the coding sequence ATGGCGAGATCGCTGTTGGTTGTCGGCGCGGGCATGCATGGACGCGCAGTAGCAGAGGCCGCTCAGCTAAGCGGGATGTGGGCGGAAATTCTGTTTGTGGATGATCGTTGGCCTGAGTTGCAGGAGACAGGCGGACGTAGGGTTGTCTGCAATCTTGCAGGGCTGCCTGGCATTGCAGACCATGACACCCAGGCGATTGCCGCAGTTGGCAATAATGCGCTGCGAGCCAAGTGGGTGCAGACCATTCAAGACGCGGGGGTGTCATTGGCCACTGTCATCCATCCCGCGGCAAGCGTCAGTCCCAGCGCCACTATCGAGGCAGGGACAGCCATTCTGGCGATGGCGATGGTCGGAGCAGGCGCCTATATTGGTACCGCTTCGATCCTGAACGCGCATTGCACCGCCGATCATGACACTCTGCTGGAGCCATATGCCCACTTGGGCACTGGCGTGCATCTTGCGGGAGGCGTGAAGATCGGAGCAGGGGCCTGGCTTCAGGCCGGCTGCTGCGCCGGATATGGCGTGGTGGTGCCGGAGGGTCAGGTGTCTCCGCCCGGGACCGCGCTAAGCAGTTGA
- a CDS encoding 3-deoxy-D-manno-octulosonic acid transferase yields the protein MNRGVYTLALRALAPLVWLWMARRAKRAGGRWEIFSPERFGHAAEPGLSSASTPESQTANRPVWVHAVSLGETRAAQPLLQALLDLGLPVLLTHMTATGRAEGERLFQDAIARSQLRQAWLPYDFPGATRRFMASHQPRCGLLIEREIWPNLLAAARQAGVPVALVSARYSASSLRQAARMGSVMREALSGLDAVLAQTEEDAARLVQAGAPAPVVTGNLKFDLVLPAPQVQAGQAWRERLGRRIVAVASTREGEDALFIDAIKRCSGAPDTPLFVLIPRHPQRFDEAAGLLASAGVPYVRRAQGAEPGPDTAVMLGDTLGEMAFYYAASDVAIVAGSFAPLGGQNLIEACAAGVPVIVGPHTFNFKQAADDAIAAGAVFRVSDPAQAVDAALSLLADEGRRQKASRAARSWFEQHAGATSRTLSALMPWLK from the coding sequence ATGAATCGCGGCGTCTACACACTGGCGCTAAGAGCGTTGGCGCCGCTGGTCTGGTTGTGGATGGCGAGACGCGCCAAGCGCGCTGGCGGCCGCTGGGAGATCTTTTCCCCAGAGCGCTTCGGTCACGCTGCCGAGCCCGGTTTATCTTCGGCTTCCACTCCCGAGTCGCAGACCGCCAATCGGCCTGTTTGGGTGCATGCCGTCAGTCTGGGCGAGACCCGCGCGGCGCAACCACTGCTTCAGGCGCTGCTCGATTTGGGTCTGCCGGTGCTGTTGACGCACATGACTGCTACTGGGCGCGCCGAGGGCGAGCGGCTTTTCCAGGATGCCATCGCGCGATCGCAATTGCGCCAAGCGTGGCTGCCCTATGACTTTCCCGGTGCAACCCGCCGATTCATGGCCAGCCACCAGCCGCGCTGCGGCTTGCTGATCGAGCGCGAGATTTGGCCCAACCTGCTTGCCGCAGCGCGCCAGGCGGGCGTCCCAGTGGCGTTGGTCAGCGCTCGGTATTCCGCGTCCTCACTGCGCCAAGCCGCCAGAATGGGTAGCGTGATGCGCGAAGCGCTTTCCGGACTGGATGCCGTGCTGGCGCAGACTGAAGAAGATGCGGCCAGGCTGGTGCAGGCCGGCGCGCCGGCGCCGGTCGTGACTGGGAATCTGAAATTCGACTTGGTCCTGCCTGCGCCGCAAGTGCAGGCCGGTCAGGCTTGGCGCGAACGACTGGGCCGCCGGATCGTCGCGGTCGCCAGCACGCGCGAGGGCGAGGATGCGCTGTTTATCGACGCTATCAAGCGTTGCAGCGGCGCGCCGGACACGCCGCTCTTTGTGTTGATCCCCCGCCATCCGCAACGTTTTGACGAGGCGGCCGGACTTTTGGCGAGTGCGGGCGTGCCTTACGTCCGGCGCGCACAAGGCGCCGAGCCGGGCCCGGATACGGCGGTCATGCTGGGCGATACGCTGGGAGAAATGGCGTTTTACTACGCCGCCTCCGACGTGGCGATTGTGGCAGGCAGTTTTGCGCCGTTGGGCGGCCAGAACCTGATTGAGGCCTGCGCCGCCGGCGTGCCGGTTATCGTGGGGCCGCACACGTTCAACTTCAAGCAGGCCGCAGACGATGCAATTGCTGCGGGCGCTGTGTTTCGTGTGTCTGACCCAGCACAGGCAGTTGATGCTGCGCTGTCTTTGCTGGCTGATGAGGGGCGGCGGCAAAAAGCCAGCCGCGCTGCTCGAAGCTGGTTCGAGCAGCATGCCGGCGCCACCAGTCGCACGTTGAGCGCGTTAATGCCCTGGCTGAAATAA
- a CDS encoding NAD-dependent epimerase/dehydratase family protein, with product MDAAASRVGVLGATSLVGGALLDELLAQALAPVAFTRRLPLPDSDRIQWCSLPDSENASAPVFGDLPISLWVSLAPIWILPRYFDELKAAGAKRIVALSSTSRFTKTTSSVPKEQALARRLADAEAALIEWATAAGIEYVILRPTLIYGGEHDGNVSEISRFIRRFGLFPVFGAARGLRQPVKAADIAAASVAALMAPVAANQAYNLSGGETLTYREMVARVFTSLGLRPRILTVPLGVFRLALTLARRLPRYRHWTVGMAQRMNEDLVFPHDDARRDLGYRPSAFEP from the coding sequence ATGGACGCTGCGGCAAGCCGCGTCGGAGTGCTGGGCGCGACAAGCCTTGTTGGCGGCGCGCTCCTGGACGAGTTGCTCGCCCAGGCATTGGCCCCGGTTGCATTCACCCGACGATTGCCCTTGCCCGACAGTGATCGGATTCAGTGGTGTTCATTGCCGGATTCCGAGAACGCGTCAGCGCCTGTTTTCGGCGACCTGCCTATTTCGTTGTGGGTGTCGCTGGCCCCGATCTGGATATTGCCCAGGTATTTCGACGAGCTGAAGGCCGCTGGAGCGAAGCGAATTGTCGCGTTGTCTTCCACCAGCCGGTTTACCAAGACCACCTCGTCTGTGCCGAAGGAACAAGCCTTGGCGCGCCGGCTGGCCGACGCCGAGGCCGCCTTGATTGAATGGGCAACGGCCGCCGGGATCGAATACGTGATTCTTCGGCCGACCCTGATCTACGGCGGGGAACATGACGGCAACGTTTCGGAAATCTCGCGCTTTATCCGGCGTTTTGGTTTGTTTCCCGTATTTGGCGCCGCGCGCGGACTGCGCCAACCGGTAAAAGCCGCCGATATCGCCGCGGCAAGCGTGGCGGCTTTGATGGCGCCCGTGGCAGCGAATCAGGCGTACAACCTGTCGGGCGGCGAAACGCTGACCTACCGGGAAATGGTTGCGCGGGTGTTTACGTCGTTGGGGTTGCGCCCGCGTATTTTGACGGTGCCGCTAGGCGTATTTCGGCTGGCGTTGACGCTGGCGCGCCGCCTTCCGCGCTACCGGCACTGGACGGTCGGCATGGCGCAGCGCATGAATGAAGACCTGGTGTTTCCCCACGACGATGCCCGCCGTGATCTTGGATACCGCCCGTCGGCATTTGAGCCCTGA
- a CDS encoding dTDP-4-dehydrorhamnose reductase family protein, protein MKILVLGVTGMLGSAVFSRFSEDPAFETWGTLRSAAGLRHFNEAARPRLLTGVDVLDNDSLVAAMGRVKPDVVINCIGLIKQLADANDPLVALPVNAMLPHRLSRLCALSSARLIHVSTDCVFDGRKGMYLESDSSDAEDLYGKSKYIGEVVSDPHAITLRTSIIGHEIGSNVALVDWFLSQAGPVKGYKHAVFSGLPTTELARVMKDFVIPNPSLHGLYHCAVAPIDKYSLLTLVAQVYGKQIDIIPDDQVKIDRSLDASRLLQATGYKPPSWPELIKEMHARREIH, encoded by the coding sequence ATGAAGATATTAGTTCTAGGTGTAACAGGCATGCTGGGCAGCGCGGTGTTTTCGCGCTTCAGCGAGGACCCTGCATTCGAAACTTGGGGAACGCTGCGCAGCGCGGCGGGATTGCGCCATTTCAATGAAGCTGCGCGCCCCAGGTTGCTGACGGGTGTCGATGTGCTGGACAACGATTCTCTCGTTGCGGCGATGGGCCGGGTCAAGCCCGACGTCGTGATCAACTGCATCGGCCTTATCAAGCAGCTTGCGGACGCCAACGATCCCTTGGTGGCGTTGCCGGTGAACGCGATGCTGCCGCACCGTCTTTCGCGTCTTTGCGCATTGAGTTCGGCCCGCTTGATTCACGTGAGCACCGACTGCGTTTTTGATGGCCGTAAGGGTATGTATCTGGAATCGGATTCTTCCGATGCCGAAGACCTCTATGGCAAGTCGAAGTATATTGGCGAGGTCGTCTCCGATCCCCACGCGATTACCCTGCGGACATCGATCATTGGCCACGAGATTGGCAGCAATGTTGCGCTGGTTGATTGGTTCTTGTCTCAGGCGGGTCCGGTAAAGGGTTACAAGCACGCCGTGTTTTCCGGCCTGCCGACCACCGAACTTGCGCGTGTGATGAAGGATTTCGTAATTCCGAATCCCTCATTGCACGGGCTTTACCATTGCGCTGTCGCACCGATCGACAAGTATTCGCTCCTGACGCTGGTGGCTCAGGTGTACGGCAAGCAAATAGATATTATTCCCGATGATCAGGTGAAAATTGACCGGTCATTGGATGCCAGCCGCCTGTTGCAGGCGACCGGATACAAGCCGCCTTCCTGGCCGGAATTGATTAAAGAAATGCACGCCCGTCGTGAGATTCATTAA
- a CDS encoding MraY family glycosyltransferase codes for MPSLFLWCVLAVALAAAWLLTGALRRYALASSRLLDVPNSRSSHVVPTPRGGGVSFVLSFLAGLPVLIWLGLLTEPAAIALGGAGAAVAMIGFLDDRGHVAVRWRLLVHFGSALWLLVWFGGLPADVFSSSSTAWALAASAVGLFALVWLLNLYNFMDGIDGLAASEAICVAGGGAVLYALTGHAGAVAAPLLLAVSVVGFLLWNFPPARIFMGDAGSSFLGIVLGGLALQAAWQDPSLFWAWVILLGVFVVDATWTLARRLARGERVYLAHRMHAYQHATRRFGGHRPVLLTVIALNAVWLFPMALCVAYGWLPAWAGVPLAYGPLLALAIGCKAGEREA; via the coding sequence ATGCCTTCATTGTTTCTTTGGTGCGTTCTGGCGGTAGCCCTGGCGGCGGCATGGCTGCTGACTGGGGCGTTGCGCCGTTATGCGCTGGCCAGCAGCCGTTTGCTGGACGTTCCCAACAGCCGCAGTTCACACGTCGTTCCGACGCCTCGGGGCGGCGGGGTGTCTTTCGTGTTGAGCTTTCTTGCCGGTTTGCCGGTGCTGATCTGGTTGGGTTTGTTGACCGAGCCTGCCGCTATCGCTTTGGGCGGCGCCGGCGCCGCCGTGGCGATGATTGGCTTTCTGGATGACCGTGGCCATGTGGCGGTCCGGTGGCGGTTGCTGGTGCACTTTGGCAGCGCCCTTTGGCTGCTGGTCTGGTTCGGGGGGCTGCCGGCGGACGTGTTTTCCAGCAGTTCGACTGCATGGGCGCTGGCAGCAAGCGCGGTTGGATTGTTCGCGTTGGTCTGGCTGTTGAACCTGTACAACTTCATGGACGGGATCGACGGCCTGGCTGCGTCGGAAGCCATCTGCGTGGCGGGCGGCGGAGCAGTGTTATATGCATTGACCGGCCATGCGGGCGCCGTGGCGGCGCCGCTTCTGCTTGCGGTCTCAGTGGTGGGGTTCCTGTTGTGGAATTTTCCGCCCGCCCGGATTTTCATGGGTGACGCGGGCAGCAGCTTCCTTGGGATTGTGCTGGGCGGACTGGCTTTGCAGGCTGCGTGGCAGGACCCTTCTTTGTTTTGGGCGTGGGTCATCTTGTTGGGCGTGTTCGTGGTGGATGCCACTTGGACGCTTGCGCGGCGGCTCGCACGCGGTGAGCGCGTGTATCTGGCCCACAGGATGCACGCATATCAGCATGCGACGCGCCGGTTTGGCGGTCACAGACCCGTGCTGCTGACGGTCATTGCGCTGAATGCAGTGTGGCTTTTTCCCATGGCGCTATGCGTGGCTTACGGCTGGTTGCCCGCGTGGGCCGGCGTCCCCCTGGCCTATGGACCGCTGTTGGCGCTGGCGATTGGCTGCAAGGCAGGCGAACGCGAAGCGTGA